The Aspergillus oryzae RIB40 DNA, chromosome 5 genome segment CGCCCAAACCAGGCAAAGTTTCCAAATACAACACACGATCACACCAACTAGGCCAGCGTGTACTGGTCCACAGCCACTCCTCTGAGCCGGTGCCACGAGCTGCAGCCTGACGCGCAGCATTTGTGTATTTGTACGTCGGAGGAAAGGTTATCGGGGCTTCTGACAGGCCATGGAAGCTTCGAGACTGTCGCATCTCCCGGGTGAGCTGATCCTCTTTCAACAAGTGGGAGAAATGACGGGGATCGGCTGGATCCACCTCTGCTTGTGGAAACCGGGCACAATCCTCGCTTCGTGGCGATGCATCAGAAGTGCGATAATTGAGGTCGCCTGCCAAAAAAAGATAACTCGTAGGAATAAAGATACCCCGGTAATCATCGCCGGAACTCCGTGTGGAACTGTTTAGCAAGGCTGTACTCTCGGAGTCGTCCCCTGTTTCAGCATTCTCCCTGGCTCTCGGAGTCGCACGATCAAACACTAATCGCTCTACCATGCTACGCCAGTCCTCGTTCCTTTGCCGTACGGCATACTCCATGGGCGCGAGGTGGGCAGCAATGAAGGTCAGATCCACTGTGTCATCAAGGGTATTCTGCGTCGCGTACGCCAGTCGCGCCCCAACCGCGCCCTTATTACCCATTTGCTGGAATCCAAACCCGACTCGGGCAGTATCAATCGAAGATATACGTTCTGCCACATCGGATCGAGCATACACCATCAATCCCGTCATCCCACTATTGTCTGTGACCATATTGACGTAATGTGTCTCCCAGCGGTTAGACACAGCGCGCTCCACTACCTGACTCAGGGAAGCAAAATACGGTGCCAAAAAAGAGCCACCGAGAAATGCGTATGCAATAGGTGCGATTTCTTGAAGTGATAGGACGATGAGGTCCGGCGGCGTGGGAGCGCTTGAACTGTCGGTGAGGGGCAGAGCATCGAAGAAATGATGAGCGAAACGGTCGACGTCAACAGGATTACGGGCACAATTGAAGGTGAGCATATAGAGAGTAAGGCTCTCCATGATAGGCACAACTTCAGTCCGGTCAATTAAGTGAATAGTTTTATGTATATGGGGGGATCAGTAGTGGTAGAGAGATGAAAGCCTGGAGAGATTGGGGTTAACGGCGACCGGGACGGCTGTCAATTCCACCAGTTCCATGGATTGATGGTTTGGGACATCCATGTGACGATCAGTGGATCCTTATCGATAACGATCGGAGATTTTGTATGTTTTACACTTATCGGAAGAGCAAGTCTTGTTCAGCTTATATTATTCCAGCACAATAAGCCCAGTATTTGGAAGCAAGAAACTTGTGTCATTCGGATATATGTCTATGACTCATAATATTTTCCATTATCTACAACTTTCCCCGGACTTCTTCCTCAAGTTCCACCAACAACATACCCTCTGCcacgtcttcttcctcttcatccatttGATATACCCACCGAACTCGGCCCCCTCGTGGGCTTCGCACCTCAagctccatcttcatctgcttGACAAATGCCACTACTTGATTTTCTGACACCTGATCCCCAGTTGCCACCAAAACCTCAATCAGCTTCCCAGAGAGAGGAAGCACAATATGGCGGGGATTGTGCACATCCCCACGGCGATGGGAAGACGAGACTAGAGCAGATGCAGTTGT includes the following:
- a CDS encoding putative inositol 5-phosphatase (inositol polyphosphate 5-phosphatase and related proteins), translated to MESLTLYMLTFNCARNPVDVDRFAHHFFDALPLTDSSSAPTPPDLIVLSLQEIAPIAYAFLGGSFLAPYFASLSQVVERAVSNRWETHYVNMVTDNSGMTGLMVYARSDVAERISSIDTARVGFGFQQMGNKGAVGARLAYATQNTLDDTVDLTFIAAHLAPMEYAVRQRNEDWRSMVERLVFDRATPRARENAETGDDSESTALLNSSTRSSGDDYRGIFIPTSYLFLAGDLNYRTSDASPRSEDCARFPQAEVDPADPRHFSHLLKEDQLTREMRQSRSFHGLSEAPITFPPTYKYTNAARQAAARGTGSEEWLWTSTRWPSWCDRVLYLETLPGLGEEARVRPLKYNSLPLFPTSDHRAVALSASVPVSSRPPADATQSAIPFRIDPEWASKRDAARRKELVVGCLAYLGLTWEGNGLLVASVIGVLGAWLVLRSLFNA